A genomic region of Streptosporangium lutulentum contains the following coding sequences:
- a CDS encoding ABC transporter ATP-binding protein, with protein sequence MTGTPPDAGGAVLTVHEPMTRLTASAEGCSIVTRGLTKRFRGGQVAVNDLDLAVPRGSVFGFLGPNGSGKTTTIRMLLGLIAPTSGGWELLGTPMPGGAAGVLPRVGALVEGPAFYPYLSGEANLRRYDAADPSADPRTANARIGLALERVGLAAAARKRYRAYSLGMRQRLAIAATLLGPRELLVLDEPTNGLDPQGTREVRGLIKEVAAEGTTVFVSSHLLAEVEHMCSHLAVMRTGRLVAQGPISGFRELRAGGAVRIRVESPDTAEAAAVLAALGLEGIRAGDAEVSAELGDAAPERICAALVADGVAVRGLAVQRPSLEDVFVGLTGEGFDVDG encoded by the coding sequence ATGACCGGGACGCCGCCGGACGCCGGGGGAGCCGTGCTGACCGTTCACGAGCCGATGACGCGCCTCACGGCCTCCGCCGAGGGTTGCTCGATCGTCACGCGAGGGCTGACCAAGCGGTTCCGGGGCGGCCAGGTGGCCGTGAACGACCTCGATCTGGCGGTGCCCAGAGGGTCGGTCTTCGGCTTCCTGGGCCCGAACGGCTCGGGAAAGACCACGACCATCCGCATGCTGCTCGGCCTGATCGCGCCGACGTCGGGCGGCTGGGAGCTCCTCGGCACGCCGATGCCGGGCGGGGCGGCCGGCGTGCTGCCGAGGGTGGGGGCGCTGGTCGAGGGGCCGGCGTTCTACCCCTATCTGTCGGGTGAGGCGAACCTGCGCCGCTACGACGCCGCCGACCCGTCGGCGGATCCCCGCACCGCGAACGCCAGGATCGGGCTCGCCCTGGAACGGGTGGGCCTGGCCGCCGCGGCGCGCAAACGGTACCGGGCCTACTCGCTGGGCATGCGCCAGCGGCTGGCCATCGCGGCCACGCTGCTCGGTCCGAGGGAACTGCTGGTCCTCGACGAGCCGACCAACGGTCTGGACCCGCAGGGCACCCGCGAGGTGCGGGGGTTGATCAAGGAGGTCGCCGCCGAGGGGACGACCGTGTTCGTCTCCTCCCACCTGCTGGCCGAGGTGGAGCACATGTGCTCCCACCTCGCCGTCATGCGGACGGGAAGGCTGGTCGCCCAGGGCCCGATCTCCGGGTTCCGCGAGCTTCGAGCCGGCGGGGCGGTCAGGATCCGGGTGGAGAGCCCGGACACCGCCGAGGCGGCGGCCGTACTGGCCGCTCTCGGCCTGGAAGGGATCCGCGCCGGCGACGCCGAGGTCAGTGCCGAGCTGGGAGACGCCGCTCCGGAGCGGATCTGCGCCGCGCTGGTGGCGGACGGCGTCGCCGTGCGCGGCCTCGCCGTACAGCGGCCGAGCCTTGAGGACGTGTTCGTGGGCCTGACGGGAGAGGGTTTTGATGTCGACGGTTAG
- a CDS encoding ABC transporter permease: MGAAGGGGPVAPARAVGATRAWARLLGSEMSLTFRRPRNLAMLVVLALVPVLVGIALRTFGGPDEGGGPAIFAQVTGNGLFLTFAALSLLVQLLLPVSVAVVAGESIAGETGAGTLRYLLVAPAGRTRLLAVKYANVVVFCLASVTVVALSALLAGLALFPAGPITLLSGGTVPLSEGVLRIGLVVLYVAAGMAALAAVSMALSTLTEVAIGAIAGTVGLVIVAQLLGTLPQLSALQPYLLTHWWNGFDGVLRDPMATDEMGQGLLAFAAYVVIFGSIAWARFTSRDITG; the protein is encoded by the coding sequence GTGGGGGCGGCCGGGGGCGGAGGGCCGGTCGCCCCCGCGCGGGCGGTGGGCGCGACCCGGGCGTGGGCGCGGCTGCTCGGCTCCGAGATGAGCCTGACCTTCCGGCGGCCGAGGAACCTCGCCATGCTGGTCGTGCTCGCCCTCGTCCCGGTGCTGGTCGGCATCGCGCTGCGGACGTTCGGCGGGCCGGACGAGGGCGGGGGACCGGCGATCTTCGCGCAGGTGACGGGGAACGGGTTGTTCCTCACCTTCGCGGCGCTCTCGCTCCTCGTGCAGCTGCTGCTTCCCGTCTCGGTCGCGGTGGTCGCCGGGGAGTCGATCGCCGGGGAAACGGGCGCGGGAACGCTGCGCTACCTGCTCGTGGCGCCGGCGGGCCGGACCCGACTGCTGGCCGTCAAATACGCCAACGTGGTCGTCTTCTGTCTCGCGAGCGTCACCGTGGTCGCGCTGTCCGCGCTGCTCGCGGGGCTGGCGCTGTTCCCGGCCGGTCCGATAACCCTGCTGTCGGGAGGGACGGTCCCCCTGTCCGAGGGGGTGCTCCGGATCGGGCTCGTCGTGCTGTACGTCGCGGCCGGCATGGCGGCCCTGGCCGCCGTCTCGATGGCGCTCTCGACGCTCACCGAGGTGGCGATCGGGGCGATAGCCGGGACCGTGGGGCTGGTCATCGTGGCCCAGCTCCTCGGCACCCTGCCCCAGCTCTCCGCGCTCCAGCCGTACCTGCTGACGCACTGGTGGAACGGATTCGACGGGGTGCTGCGTGATCCGATGGCCACGGACGAGATGGGACAGGGGTTGCTGGCCTTCGCCGCCTACGTCGTGATCTTCGGCTCGATCGCCTGGGCCCGCTTCACCAGCAGAGACATCACCGGTTGA
- a CDS encoding ATP-binding protein has translation MSDMSTLSRPRGRRLPAEVTGFVGRRHEVAEVKRLLSGAHVVTLTGAGGVGKTRLALRVAADVRRAFRNGVWLVELAALDKPELLVQTVAEALEIRDRSPRPPLKVLTDHLRDKQALMVLDNCEHLLQDCAVLAEKLVRAAPDLRVLVTSRQALGVDGEHTLTVPPLALPDSGLARPSTEALAQSDAVRLFAERAGAVLADFAVTDDNREAVEGICRRLDGLPLAIELAAVRLRALSVQQLLDRLDDRFRLLTSGSRAVLPRHQTLRALIDWSYALCTDQERALWERVSVFAGDLDLEAAETVCSGDGIASGEIVDLVIGLVDKSVLVREEYPSGVRYRLLETIRQYGRDRLRESGEEEDLRRRHRDWCQGLVARAEQEWFGPGQVRWFARLRGEHSNLRAALDFCLTARGEAERGLAVATAMRFYWIAAGFLHEGRCWLDPLLAADAAPTVSRARALCVNARLAVLQSDFAAAESMLEESRALAGRFDDAATLAQIMYVSGLSALVRQDLTRAATLLENAVDRHRELDDQVGVVNSLMYLATAHSFLGHSRRALTLFETCLGLCEARSEHWFRSYVLSVFAIEMWRQGDTARAIEMESESIRLKQPFNDRLGIALCVEVMAWIAAGKGDCECAAQLLGALRGIWRSVGGPLFGYLAEYHSQCEAVVRSALGVKRFDVALRKGAGLTFEGALACALREKASAGEQPEEADRPSPLTRRETEIAQLVAQGLSNKEIAASLVIAQRTAEGHIEHILSKLGFHSRAQVAVWVGERTRAPEEERPSEGDPGPAAPPAS, from the coding sequence ATGAGTGATATGTCGACCTTGAGCCGGCCGCGGGGGCGGAGGCTGCCGGCCGAGGTCACCGGTTTCGTGGGGCGTCGGCACGAGGTGGCCGAGGTCAAACGTCTGCTGTCCGGAGCACATGTGGTGACGCTCACCGGGGCGGGCGGGGTGGGGAAGACCCGGCTGGCCCTGCGGGTCGCGGCCGATGTGCGGCGGGCCTTCCGCAACGGGGTGTGGCTGGTCGAACTCGCCGCGCTGGACAAGCCGGAACTGCTCGTCCAGACGGTGGCGGAGGCCCTGGAGATCCGGGACCGCTCTCCCCGGCCGCCCCTGAAGGTGCTCACCGATCACCTGCGGGACAAGCAGGCGCTGATGGTTCTGGACAACTGCGAGCACCTGCTGCAGGACTGCGCGGTACTCGCCGAGAAACTGGTGCGTGCCGCCCCCGACCTGCGGGTCCTCGTCACCAGCCGGCAGGCGCTGGGCGTCGACGGCGAGCACACGCTGACCGTGCCGCCGCTGGCGCTGCCGGACTCCGGTCTCGCGCGGCCGTCCACCGAGGCGCTCGCGCAGTCCGACGCGGTGCGGCTGTTCGCCGAGCGGGCCGGGGCCGTCCTGGCCGATTTCGCCGTCACCGACGACAACCGGGAGGCGGTGGAGGGCATCTGCCGCCGGCTGGACGGCCTTCCCCTCGCGATCGAGCTGGCGGCCGTGCGGCTGCGGGCGCTGTCCGTCCAGCAGCTCCTCGATCGATTGGACGACCGGTTCCGGTTGCTCACCTCCGGTTCGCGGGCGGTGCTGCCCCGCCATCAGACGTTGCGCGCCCTGATCGACTGGAGCTACGCCCTGTGCACCGACCAGGAGCGGGCGCTGTGGGAGCGGGTCTCGGTGTTCGCGGGCGATCTGGATCTTGAGGCCGCCGAGACGGTCTGCTCCGGGGACGGCATCGCCTCCGGGGAGATCGTCGACCTGGTGATCGGGCTGGTGGACAAGTCCGTCCTGGTCCGGGAGGAGTATCCGTCGGGGGTGCGGTACCGGCTGCTGGAGACGATCCGGCAGTACGGCCGCGACCGGCTGCGAGAGTCCGGGGAGGAAGAAGATCTGCGGCGACGGCACCGCGACTGGTGCCAGGGGCTGGTGGCCCGCGCGGAACAGGAGTGGTTCGGCCCCGGTCAGGTGAGGTGGTTCGCGCGCCTGCGCGGTGAGCACAGCAACCTCCGCGCGGCCCTGGACTTCTGTCTCACGGCGCGGGGAGAGGCCGAGCGCGGGCTGGCCGTCGCCACGGCCATGCGGTTCTACTGGATCGCGGCCGGTTTCCTGCACGAGGGGCGGTGCTGGCTCGACCCGCTTCTCGCCGCGGACGCGGCGCCGACCGTTTCCCGGGCCAGGGCACTGTGCGTCAACGCCCGCCTGGCGGTCCTCCAGAGCGACTTCGCGGCGGCGGAGTCGATGCTGGAGGAGAGCCGGGCGCTGGCGGGACGATTCGACGACGCGGCGACCCTCGCGCAGATCATGTACGTCTCCGGTCTCTCCGCGCTGGTCCGGCAGGACCTGACGAGGGCCGCGACGCTTCTTGAGAATGCGGTCGATCGCCACAGGGAGCTGGACGATCAGGTGGGCGTGGTGAACTCACTGATGTACCTCGCCACCGCGCATTCGTTCCTCGGCCACTCCCGCCGGGCCCTCACCCTGTTCGAGACCTGCCTGGGATTGTGCGAGGCCCGCAGCGAACACTGGTTCAGGTCGTACGTGCTGTCCGTCTTCGCGATCGAGATGTGGCGGCAGGGCGACACGGCGCGGGCGATCGAGATGGAAAGCGAGAGCATCCGGCTCAAGCAGCCCTTCAACGACCGGCTGGGCATCGCGCTGTGCGTCGAGGTGATGGCGTGGATCGCCGCAGGCAAGGGCGACTGCGAGTGCGCGGCCCAGTTGCTCGGCGCCCTGCGGGGGATCTGGCGATCCGTCGGGGGTCCCCTGTTCGGCTACCTCGCCGAGTACCACTCGCAGTGCGAGGCGGTGGTTCGTTCGGCTCTCGGGGTGAAGAGATTCGACGTCGCCCTGCGCAAGGGGGCGGGGCTCACCTTCGAGGGGGCGCTCGCGTGCGCCCTGCGGGAGAAGGCGTCCGCGGGCGAACAGCCCGAGGAGGCCGACCGGCCGTCACCGTTGACCCGCAGGGAGACGGAGATCGCCCAGCTCGTCGCCCAGGGGTTGAGCAACAAGGAGATCGCGGCGTCCCTGGTGATCGCCCAGCGCACCGCCGAGGGCCACATCGAGCACATCCTGAGCAAGCTCGGCTTCCATTCACGCGCCCAGGTCGCCGTCTGGGTGGGCGAGCGGACTCGAGCCCCTGAGGAGGAGCGTCCTTCCGAGGGCGATCCCGGGCCCGCGGCTCCGCCCGCCTCCTGA
- a CDS encoding ATP-binding protein encodes MFDSRFCREISWRFSPRPSSVGKARRLARSQLVEWGADGQSGVAELLVSELVTNALCHAYGTIRLTLSLQEGLLRCEVEDSDSALPYVYEAGDDEDRGRGLRLIDLLSCCWGSTRTSTGKVVWFELPVHSHPQS; translated from the coding sequence ATGTTCGACTCCCGTTTTTGCAGGGAAATCTCCTGGCGGTTCTCTCCCAGGCCCTCCTCCGTGGGCAAGGCACGGCGTCTGGCCCGCTCCCAACTGGTCGAATGGGGAGCCGACGGGCAGAGCGGGGTCGCCGAACTGCTCGTCAGCGAACTGGTCACCAACGCGCTGTGTCACGCGTACGGGACGATCCGGCTCACCCTCTCCCTCCAGGAGGGGCTGCTGCGCTGCGAGGTCGAGGACTCGGATTCCGCGCTGCCCTACGTGTACGAGGCCGGCGACGACGAGGACAGAGGACGCGGGCTGCGCCTGATCGACCTGCTGTCCTGCTGCTGGGGCAGTACCCGCACCTCCACCGGCAAAGTCGTCTGGTTCGAGCTGCCCGTGCACTCTCACCCCCAAAGCTGA
- a CDS encoding DUF5999 family protein, giving the protein MCQHQPQCPPSDAPDHEAAFLVAFHPEQGWGLLCNGVVIFDDTGELMPDGRSIPAHRSPYGQAA; this is encoded by the coding sequence ATGTGTCAACACCAACCGCAATGCCCCCCCTCGGACGCTCCCGATCACGAGGCCGCGTTCCTTGTCGCCTTTCACCCGGAGCAGGGGTGGGGTCTGCTGTGCAACGGTGTAGTGATCTTCGACGACACCGGCGAGCTCATGCCCGACGGGAGAAGCATCCCCGCTCACCGCAGCCCCTATGGGCAGGCCGCGTGA
- a CDS encoding FUSC family protein yields MPRLFRRAADQLAGAAPDWLVETVRPAPAPLRWGPMLRTAVAVTAPLVVALAAGQVVAGLLPAMGAMTAAVSDRGGSYRVRVILMGAAGLLGGLGYLLGAMAHGRGWWTVPVLMAVSVVSALISTTGSTGSVAGLQLLVMAVIGAGIELPGSIGLNTLSFLLGAGWAVALMTPGWLLRPRAAEEAVVIAVYRALSRLFADRDGDALAAFDITLKNAYETVLGARSRAAGTDAERSRLVALLNQASPIRNALISLDHEEREPPGELAAAVEELTGSLAGEGEPPGPPRCEYDSPALRALCSSVREAVELVSGGEVAADQPPYEPVGHAHRLRRAWKEMWYGHLTRVYTIRLTLCMGAAAAISELSLFERSYWTTLTVALVLKPDFGSVFARAVQRGLGTVVGALIGTAVLIVVPYGPALLIPIAVFAALLPYGMQRNWGLMSTFQAPLVLLLVDLLTDSGPRLAEIRLLDTLLGCLIVLLLGYLPWSASWEAPVGPQFAEVLSATAGYLRHAFDPRDDARALHLRMAYDALADLRTVFQRAVTEPAAISRRVTAWWPAMVSLERLIDAAAATAVRTDHGTPPPSQESVDAVVTSLEDIAADIRTGRRPRKPALPEEETLDRVNVALRCLRDTVSESHSG; encoded by the coding sequence ATGCCCCGGCTCTTCCGGCGAGCCGCCGACCAGCTGGCCGGCGCCGCTCCGGACTGGCTCGTGGAGACGGTACGGCCGGCGCCGGCGCCGCTGCGGTGGGGGCCGATGCTGCGCACCGCCGTCGCCGTGACCGCCCCGCTCGTCGTGGCGCTCGCCGCCGGGCAGGTCGTGGCGGGCCTGCTGCCGGCCATGGGCGCCATGACCGCCGCGGTGTCCGATCGCGGCGGGTCGTACCGGGTCAGGGTGATCCTGATGGGTGCGGCCGGCCTTCTCGGAGGGCTGGGGTATCTCCTGGGGGCGATGGCGCACGGCCGGGGCTGGTGGACGGTGCCGGTCCTGATGGCCGTCTCGGTGGTGTCCGCGCTGATCAGCACGACGGGGTCCACGGGTTCGGTGGCCGGGCTCCAGTTGCTCGTGATGGCCGTGATCGGCGCCGGCATAGAGCTGCCGGGATCGATCGGCCTGAACACGCTGTCGTTCCTGCTCGGCGCGGGATGGGCCGTCGCGCTGATGACGCCCGGCTGGCTGCTCCGTCCCCGTGCGGCGGAGGAGGCCGTGGTGATCGCGGTCTACCGGGCGCTCTCCCGGCTGTTCGCGGACCGGGACGGCGACGCCCTGGCCGCGTTCGACATCACCCTCAAGAACGCCTACGAGACCGTGCTCGGCGCCCGCTCCAGGGCGGCGGGCACGGACGCGGAACGCAGCCGGCTGGTCGCCCTGCTGAACCAGGCGTCGCCGATCCGCAACGCGCTGATCTCACTGGACCATGAGGAGCGCGAGCCGCCCGGGGAGCTGGCTGCGGCCGTCGAGGAGCTCACCGGGTCGCTCGCCGGAGAGGGGGAGCCGCCCGGCCCGCCGCGCTGCGAGTACGACTCACCCGCCCTCCGCGCCCTGTGCTCGTCCGTGCGGGAGGCCGTCGAGCTGGTGTCCGGCGGCGAGGTCGCGGCCGATCAGCCGCCGTACGAGCCGGTCGGGCACGCCCATCGGCTCCGGAGGGCGTGGAAGGAGATGTGGTACGGGCACCTCACCCGCGTCTACACGATCCGGCTCACGCTCTGCATGGGAGCCGCCGCCGCGATCAGCGAGCTCAGTCTGTTCGAACGGTCCTACTGGACGACGCTGACCGTCGCGCTGGTGCTCAAGCCCGACTTCGGCTCGGTGTTCGCGCGCGCCGTGCAGCGCGGGCTCGGGACCGTCGTGGGCGCGCTGATCGGCACCGCGGTGCTGATCGTGGTGCCGTACGGCCCGGCGCTCCTGATCCCGATCGCGGTGTTCGCGGCGCTCCTGCCGTACGGCATGCAACGCAACTGGGGCCTGATGTCGACCTTCCAGGCGCCTTTGGTCCTGCTCCTGGTCGACCTGCTGACCGACAGCGGGCCGAGACTGGCGGAGATCCGGCTGCTGGACACCCTGCTCGGGTGCCTGATCGTCCTCCTGCTGGGGTACCTGCCGTGGTCGGCGAGCTGGGAGGCCCCGGTCGGGCCGCAGTTCGCCGAGGTCCTGTCGGCCACCGCGGGCTACCTCCGGCACGCGTTCGACCCGCGGGACGACGCCAGGGCGCTGCACCTCCGCATGGCCTACGACGCTCTGGCCGACCTGCGGACGGTCTTCCAGCGGGCGGTGACCGAACCCGCCGCGATCAGCAGGCGCGTCACCGCCTGGTGGCCCGCGATGGTCTCGCTGGAACGGCTGATCGACGCGGCCGCCGCCACCGCCGTTCGCACCGACCACGGCACGCCGCCTCCCTCACAGGAGTCCGTCGACGCCGTGGTGACGTCCCTGGAGGACATCGCGGCCGACATCCGCACGGGGCGGAGGCCGAGGAAACCCGCGCTTCCCGAGGAGGAGACCCTCGACAGGGTGAACGTCGCCCTCCGCTGCCTGCGCGACACCGTGTCGGAGAGCCACTCCGGCTGA
- a CDS encoding xanthine dehydrogenase family protein molybdopterin-binding subunit: protein MTTTAAAYVGSTMDRVEGLEKVTGQARYAFEHSPRDLAYAVPVPAAVARGEVRSIDVDAVVQLPGVIAAIWHGNAPRLSTPENAELAVLQSSRVAYRGQYIAIVVAETLQEAREAAQRLRVEYDAEPHDVELRVDHPEMYRPDHVNPNYPTDTELGDPDAAFAAAPVVVDAMYSTPAEHNNPMEPQATVAVWDGDGLTLYDSNQGASAVRDTLAPLFGLPPENIRVISPHVGGGFGSKAAPKPSVVAAALAAKQVGRPVKLAVTRQQMFAVTGYRTPTIQRVRLGADTDGRLTAIMHEAFEQSSRIHEFAEQTTTPTRMMYAAPNRRTTHRLVRLDVPTPSYMRAPGEAPGMFALESAMDELAVACKIDPVELRIRNDPAADPESGLPFSSRNLVACLREGARRFGWADRDPAPGVRRRGRWLIGTGVASSTYPTYRVASQATARCEPDGTFTVRIAASDIGTGARTALTQIAADELRTSPDRVRVGIGDSAMPSAMVAGGSMGTASWGTAVVRACQELMEELDRRAGEVPATGLETSADTSEEIGAQRRFARHAFGAQFAEVAVDADTGETRVLRLLGGFAAGRIINPKTARSQFIGGMTMGLSMALMEESLMDDEFGDYLNHDFAQYHIAACADVRDVDAFWVEEDDPHLNPMGSKGIGEIGIVGTAAAVANAVYHATGVRIRDLPIRLDKLVR, encoded by the coding sequence ATGACCACCACGGCCGCCGCGTACGTCGGCTCGACGATGGACCGGGTCGAAGGTCTGGAGAAGGTCACGGGCCAGGCCCGGTACGCCTTCGAGCACTCCCCTCGGGACCTGGCCTACGCCGTACCGGTGCCGGCCGCCGTCGCCCGCGGTGAGGTCCGCTCGATCGACGTCGACGCCGTGGTCCAGCTCCCCGGGGTGATCGCCGCCATCTGGCACGGCAACGCTCCCCGGCTGTCCACGCCGGAGAACGCCGAACTGGCCGTGCTGCAGTCCTCCCGGGTGGCCTACCGCGGCCAGTACATCGCGATCGTGGTGGCCGAGACGCTCCAGGAGGCCAGGGAGGCGGCCCAGCGGCTACGGGTGGAGTACGACGCCGAGCCGCACGACGTCGAGCTGCGCGTCGACCATCCGGAGATGTACCGGCCGGATCATGTCAACCCGAACTACCCGACCGACACCGAGCTGGGTGACCCGGACGCCGCGTTCGCCGCCGCACCGGTCGTGGTGGACGCGATGTACAGCACGCCGGCGGAGCACAACAACCCGATGGAACCGCAGGCCACCGTGGCCGTGTGGGACGGTGACGGGCTGACGCTCTACGACTCCAACCAGGGAGCGTCCGCGGTCCGCGACACGCTCGCGCCGCTGTTCGGCCTGCCGCCCGAGAACATCCGGGTGATCTCCCCGCACGTGGGCGGCGGTTTCGGGTCCAAGGCCGCTCCCAAGCCGTCCGTGGTGGCCGCGGCGCTCGCCGCCAAACAGGTCGGCCGTCCGGTCAAGCTCGCGGTGACCCGGCAGCAGATGTTCGCGGTGACCGGTTACCGGACCCCGACGATCCAGCGGGTACGGCTCGGCGCGGACACCGACGGGCGACTGACGGCGATCATGCACGAGGCGTTCGAGCAGAGCTCCAGGATCCATGAGTTCGCCGAGCAGACCACCACGCCCACCCGGATGATGTACGCCGCGCCCAACCGGCGCACCACTCACCGGCTGGTCCGGCTCGACGTCCCCACGCCGTCCTACATGCGCGCGCCCGGCGAGGCGCCGGGCATGTTCGCGCTGGAGTCGGCGATGGACGAGCTGGCCGTCGCCTGCAAGATCGATCCGGTCGAGCTGCGGATCCGCAACGATCCGGCCGCCGACCCGGAGAGCGGCCTGCCGTTCAGCTCGCGGAACCTGGTGGCCTGCCTGCGTGAGGGAGCGCGGCGGTTCGGCTGGGCCGACCGCGATCCCGCGCCCGGGGTCCGGCGCCGGGGCAGATGGCTGATCGGGACCGGGGTGGCCTCCTCCACCTATCCGACCTACCGCGTCGCCTCCCAGGCGACCGCCAGGTGCGAGCCGGACGGCACGTTCACCGTACGGATCGCCGCCTCCGACATCGGCACCGGCGCCCGGACGGCGCTCACCCAGATCGCGGCCGACGAGCTGCGCACCTCGCCGGACCGGGTCCGGGTGGGGATCGGCGACAGCGCGATGCCCAGCGCCATGGTGGCGGGCGGATCGATGGGCACCGCCTCGTGGGGCACGGCCGTGGTCAGGGCCTGTCAGGAGCTGATGGAGGAGCTCGACCGGCGGGCCGGAGAGGTGCCCGCGACCGGCCTGGAGACGAGCGCCGACACCTCCGAGGAGATCGGCGCGCAGCGGCGGTTCGCGCGGCACGCCTTCGGCGCCCAGTTCGCCGAGGTCGCCGTGGACGCCGACACCGGGGAGACGCGGGTGCTCCGGCTGCTCGGCGGATTCGCCGCGGGACGGATCATCAACCCGAAGACCGCGCGCTCGCAGTTCATCGGCGGCATGACCATGGGTCTGTCGATGGCTCTCATGGAGGAGAGCCTTATGGACGACGAGTTCGGCGACTACCTCAACCACGATTTCGCCCAGTATCACATCGCGGCCTGCGCGGATGTGCGCGACGTCGACGCGTTCTGGGTCGAGGAGGACGATCCGCATCTCAACCCGATGGGGAGCAAGGGCATAGGGGAGATCGGCATCGTCGGCACCGCCGCGGCGGTGGCCAACGCGGTCTACCACGCGACCGGCGTCCGTATCCGCGACCTGCCGATCCGCCTCGACAAGCTGGTGCGCTGA
- a CDS encoding FAD binding domain-containing protein, producing MRPFDYRRADDARSAVAALDERPDAMYLGGGTNLVDLMRLGVASPELLVDVTRISSSAIEESRDGGLLIGAGVRNSDLTSDPLVRLRHPMLVQAVLAGASGQIRNMATVGGNLLQRTRCSYFQDVSKPCNKRLPGSGCPAREGDHRNLAIMGYSGSCVATHPSDMAVALAALGAIVHVEGRRGPRTVPMPGLHRLPGDEPDRDTVLEPGDLITAVEVPALSFATRSHYRKVRDRASFAFAVVSVAVALDVADGVVRDCRIALGGVAHVPWRAELAEEALRGSPATATEFTRAAEEELAQARPLRDNGFKVPLARNVLVRTLIDLAEAS from the coding sequence ATGAGACCCTTTGACTACCGGCGAGCGGACGACGCGCGCTCCGCGGTGGCCGCGCTGGACGAGCGGCCCGACGCCATGTATCTCGGTGGCGGCACGAATCTGGTGGACCTGATGCGCCTGGGCGTCGCCTCACCCGAACTGCTGGTGGACGTCACCAGGATCTCCTCCTCCGCCATAGAGGAGAGCCGGGACGGCGGCCTGCTGATCGGCGCGGGCGTGCGCAACAGCGACCTGACCTCCGACCCTCTCGTACGGCTGCGCCACCCGATGCTCGTCCAGGCGGTGCTCGCGGGAGCGTCGGGCCAGATCCGCAACATGGCCACGGTCGGGGGCAACCTGCTCCAGCGCACCCGCTGCTCCTACTTCCAGGACGTCTCCAAGCCGTGCAACAAGCGGCTGCCCGGCTCGGGTTGCCCGGCCCGCGAGGGCGACCACCGCAACCTCGCGATCATGGGCTATTCCGGCAGTTGCGTGGCCACCCATCCGTCGGACATGGCCGTGGCGCTCGCCGCGCTCGGGGCGATCGTCCACGTGGAGGGGAGGCGGGGACCTCGGACCGTGCCGATGCCCGGACTGCACCGGCTGCCCGGTGACGAGCCTGACCGCGACACCGTGCTGGAACCCGGTGATCTGATCACCGCGGTCGAGGTTCCCGCGCTGTCGTTCGCGACCCGGTCGCACTACCGCAAGGTGCGGGACCGGGCGTCGTTCGCGTTCGCCGTGGTGTCGGTGGCGGTGGCGCTCGACGTGGCCGACGGCGTGGTGCGGGACTGCCGGATCGCGCTGGGCGGCGTCGCCCATGTGCCGTGGCGGGCCGAGCTCGCCGAGGAGGCGCTGCGCGGTTCGCCGGCCACGGCGACGGAGTTCACCCGGGCCGCGGAGGAGGAGCTGGCTCAGGCCCGGCCGCTGCGGGACAACGGGTTCAAGGTACCGCTGGCCAGAAACGTCCTGGTCCGCACCCTCATCGACCTCGCGGAGGCATCATGA
- a CDS encoding (2Fe-2S)-binding protein, which translates to MMDILLSVNRDSHPISVDTRETLLDTLRERLDLTGAKKGCDHGQCGACTVLVDGRRMKSCLALTVSLDDCEITTVEGLATGDTPHPLQAAFIDNDAFQCGYCTPGQLCSAVGMLAEASAGWPSAVTPDVVAEPRLDDEEIRERMSGNLCRCGAYVNIVAAIGQVAR; encoded by the coding sequence ATGATGGACATCCTGCTGTCGGTGAACCGGGACAGTCATCCCATCAGCGTGGACACCCGGGAGACGCTTCTGGACACGCTGCGCGAGCGGCTTGACCTGACCGGGGCGAAGAAGGGCTGCGACCACGGGCAGTGCGGCGCGTGCACGGTGCTGGTGGACGGGCGGCGGATGAAATCCTGCCTCGCGCTGACGGTGAGCCTCGACGATTGCGAGATCACCACGGTCGAGGGGCTGGCCACCGGTGACACACCGCATCCGCTGCAGGCCGCATTCATCGACAACGACGCCTTCCAGTGCGGGTACTGCACTCCCGGGCAGCTCTGCTCGGCGGTCGGCATGCTGGCCGAAGCGTCGGCCGGGTGGCCGAGCGCCGTCACCCCGGACGTGGTCGCCGAGCCCCGCCTCGACGACGAGGAGATCCGCGAGCGCATGAGCGGCAACCTGTGCCGCTGCGGCGCCTACGTCAACATCGTCGCGGCCATCGGGCAGGTGGCCCGATGA